One window of the Trifolium pratense cultivar HEN17-A07 linkage group LG2, ARS_RC_1.1, whole genome shotgun sequence genome contains the following:
- the LOC123905693 gene encoding zinc finger BED domain-containing protein RICESLEEPER 2-like — MLRGSLFHVRCCAHILNLLVQDGLSKIKDTIFNIRESVKYINHNDGRLKAFCDVVEQKGLKERKLIIDCPTRWNSTFNMLSTALKFKIAFASYQEREPHYDLAPSLEEWNKVEKVCKLLEVFNYATHVISGSEYPTANLYLAEVWKVKVILDEADEDADRFMREMASPMKAKFDKYWGECNLLMAIASVLDPRCKFHMVRICFPKIYKSQEVADENIKKVRSSLDELYDDYVALSLADASSSNGNLNSNTQSSSQANVAAVKTGFDEIMCLIQENVAISPMKSEL, encoded by the exons ATGCTCAGAGGCTCATTGTTTCATGTTAGATGCTGTGCCCATATATTGAATTTGTTAGTGCAAGACGGCCTTAGTAAAATTAAGGACACTATTTTCAATATCCGTGAAAGTGTCAAATATATTAATCACAATGATGGAAGACTAAAGGCATTCTGCGACGTGGTAGAGCAAAAAGGTTTGAAAGAAAGGAAACTCATTATTGATTGTCCAACAAGATGGAATTCAACTTTTAATATGTTGTCTACTGCTTTGAAGTTCAAGATTGCATTTGCATCCTACCAAGAAAGAGAGCCTCATTATGATTTAGCCCCTTCACTTGAAGAATGGAACAAAGTTGAGAAAGTTTGTAAATTGCTAGAAGTGTTTAATTATGCTACTCATGTGATCTCAG GTAGTGAGTATCCGACTGCAAATTTGTATTTGGCTGAAGTTTGGAAGGTGAAAGTAATACTTGATGAGGCAGATGAAGATGCAGATCGCTTTATGAGAGAAATGGCAAGTCCAATGAAAGCAAAATTTGACAAATATTGGGGGGAGTGTAATCTGTTGATGGCTATTGCTAGTGTTTTGGACCCTAGGTGCAAGTTTCATATGGTGCGTATATGTTTTCCCAAGATATATAAATCTCAAGAAGTTGCCGATGAAAATATTAAGAAGGTCAGATCTTCATTGGATGAGTTATATGATGATTATGTAGCTCTATCTTTGGCAGATGCCTCTTCTTCTAATGGTAATTTGAATAGTAACACTCAATCATCCTCCCAAGCGAATGTTGCAGCTGTCAAAACTGGATTTGATGAAATTATGTGCCTTATTCAAGAAAATGTAGCTATTAGTCCAATGAAATCAGAATTGTAA
- the LOC123910188 gene encoding zinc finger BED domain-containing protein DAYSLEEPER-like, whose translation MSTQVEANPTQEVNQHEPIDSTQAEAHPTEANEDEDPVLGRKRKKTSKIWEDFDLVKIKGVMKGVCKYCKSKFAYTGTEASTGAMWRHIDACIKRKLHMSTEKRQTTIPFQPSNAVNPFIVPGARYCNEKMREIMATAMMVHENPFNAAEHQIWVWAFEYANSEFRKVSHKTARNDCVALYEKEKKILKTQLESVSKISLTTDMWRSSHQVVEYMVITGHFIDVGWNLNKRVLSFVKVSAPRRGIDVADAIYKCLKTWGIENKVFSVSVDNASYNDSC comes from the coding sequence ATGTCTACTCAAGTAGAAGCAAACCCAACTCAAGAGGTGAATCAACATGAGCCTATAGATTCAACTCAAGCAGAAGCACACCCAACTGAAGCAAATGAAGATGAAGACCCAGTTCTTGGGAGAAAGAGGAAAAAAACAAGTAAAATTTGGGAGGATTTTGATTTAGTTAAAATTAAAGGTGTTATGAAAGGTGTCTGCAAATACTGTAAGAGTAAGTTTGCTTACACTGGAACAGAAGCTAGCACTGGTGCTATGTGGAGACACATTGATGCTTGCATAAAAAGGAAATTGCATATGAGTACCGAAAAGAGACAAACCACTATTCCATTTCAGCCTTCAAATGCAGTTAATCCCTTTATTGTTCCTGGTGCTAGATACTGTAACGAAAAGATGAGGGAAATAATGGCAACTGCTATGATGGTTCATGAGAATCCTTTTAATGCTGCCGAACATCAGATTTGGGTGTGGGCCTTCGAATATGCAAATTCTGAATTTCGCAAAGTTTCACATAAAACTGCAAGAAATGATTGTGTGGCACTATATGAGAAGGAGAAGAAAATTTTGAAGACACAATTGGAAAGTGTGAGCAAGATTAGTTTAACTACAGATATGTGGAGATCTAGCCACCAAGTAGTTGAATATATGGTCATAACAGGACATTTCATTGATGTAGGGTGGAATCTAAACAAAAGAGTTTTGAGTTTTGTGAAAGTGTCTGCACCTAGGCGTGGTATTGATGTTGCCGATGCGATTTATAAATGTTTGAAGACTTGGGGGATTGAAAATAAGGTTTTTTCAGTATCTGTTGATAATGCTTCTTACAACGATTCATGTTAG